In Euphorbia lathyris chromosome 10, ddEupLath1.1, whole genome shotgun sequence, a single genomic region encodes these proteins:
- the LOC136209339 gene encoding protein PELPK1, whose protein sequence is MASLGISSNIVFSILLVISSSLMNCKFQVEARRLLELPELPKPSEFPKIPELPKPELPKLPELPKPELPKPELPKPEVPKLPELPKPELPKPDLPKPEVPKLPELPKPELPKPELPKTELPKLPVLPKPEVPKLPELSKPELPKLPELPKPELPKPELSKPELPKLPELSKPELPKPELPKTELPKLPELPKPELHKPELPNPEVPKPELPKPEVPKLPELQKPELPKLPELPKPELPKIPELPKPELPKLPELPKPELPHIPNFPKDIKPPAH, encoded by the coding sequence atggcTAGTCTTGGTATCTCATCTAATATTGTTTTTTCAATATTGCTGGTGATCAGTTCCTCACTGATGAACTGCAAATTCCAGGTTGAAGCAAGGCGTCTTCTGGAGTTACCTGAGCTCCCCAAGCCGTCCGAATTTCCAAAAATTCCAGAATTACCAAAACCCGAATTGCCCAAACTACCAGAGTTGCCAAAGCCGGAACTTCCCAAACCTGAGTTGCCAAAGCCTGAAGTGCCCAAATTGCCAGAGTTACCAAAGCCTGAACTGCCGAAACCTGACTTGCCAAAGCCTGAAGTGCCCAAATTGCCAGAGTTACCAAAGCCTGAACTGCCGAAACCTGAGTTGCCAAAGACTGAACTGCCCAAACTGCCAGTGTTACCAAAGCCTGAAGTTCCCAAACTGCCAGAGTTGTCAAAGCCTGAACTGCCTAAACTCCCAGAGTTACCAAAGCCCGAACTGCCTAAGCCTGAGTTGTCAAAGCCTGAACTGCCCAAACTGCCAGAGTTGTCAAAGCCTGAACTTCCAAAGCCTGAGTTGCCAAAGACTGAATTGCCTAAATTGCCAGAGTTACCGAAACCTGAACTGCACAAACCAGAGTTGCCAAACCCTGAAGTGCCCAAACCTGAGTTGCCAAAGCCCGAAGTGCCGAAACTGCCAGAGTTACAAAAGCCGGAATTGCCCAAATTGCCAGAATTGCCAAAGCCTGAACTCCCCAAAATTCCTGAACTGCCAAAGCCTGAATTGCCTAAACTACCAGAGCTACCAAAGCCAGAATTACCTCATATTCCAAATTTTCCTAAGGATATCAAACCACCTGCTCATTAA